The proteins below come from a single Carassius carassius chromosome 11, fCarCar2.1, whole genome shotgun sequence genomic window:
- the LOC132153112 gene encoding microtubule-associated protein 2-like isoform X5, with the protein MADGRQPEDSGPQWSSPGAQGSSSPGGHGENGFSSTYRTCQPGNAHASSAGSYAKENGFNGDLTSGHAVTAEQVSARIVQEVTAEAVAVLKGEQELHPDTAVRLPSVEDSANLPPSPPPSPAAEHFGPLDPDVGDEEEAGPLRFFQNSRERCKFLAPSISVSVPEDDPYHSDEEYYEHPLFSPEWTRSGSRPPGQAAAFRQIEEEETIESLSAAEEEEEENSEAAATAAALEEEEEEEQWSGEEPEQEPPTELLERAEVIGEVQALPGLQAEVHKQAATVASEAPNGGAEEAGGQENLAEAVKMEAEQLDSERTDPIGMDFTESAMHLDDDLPSYQSLVRDTDMPESPFAQTCPVEDFELPPSYQVRAKEPCEHPTEKPDGQSGAVKETSTETCDSSNILEVKSGQIQDKQIEISTDVDMKEKSGMSAYFETTTTKTDASVSLGEGYYELSTTSEEQKDSIGNLQLPEISYSTLAQAQSLEVQPDLPKSSADTLQTTSHVDRRDDCRLSPGKLALEQRSYSLNITIGAMDHGDAQGHQRNFSPLATDIMSHTCGSLDESADYLPVTTPSVEKLPQFPPLILETTASATTPSFSPPQTTVTNVKTSPQTESPESPVQGKSCYKNGTVMAPDLPEMLDLAGTPSRLTSDNTDSEIMRRKSVPMDMSSLVSDSFAHLFKSDQGQMATKREMKLEEQGYCVFSEYSGPMPSPADVHSPMDSSSQIFNTVISEEKETGLVAFGQQECLSTEDLKATEVVTPQAKPEEGKPRNEDSIQIESAPSEKTSRETNQEESDLLKTKILEETKSPTLPDNEKAQLDKQAETFITPKVTVTLDEAKPDLDSGSKLAAETEAEIADYERQIRKLEMEDRPLSVEEERELQELREKVKNKPDLVHQEAYEELDAEDVYQLTGAAKDRIARPIRPSPASSVESATDEEKMHVGDSEKPRSPGEKESLKTDPNRLSPVGSFEKYFREERPSEQEVKQKDSVQLLKEKVAEEKPQPSPSKTDKAPLDTMVIQEVEEEVELAKEPDEIMPEPKPALNVEERLVVDKTEPDEDVDENEGEKVLEKEEVEDEEVLEGAKAAEDTVEPRAAIESVVTVEDDFITVVQTIDESEVSGHSVRFSAPSQDQHPQLLQEEEEEEEAVEMAQEVEIEAPSLEEVVDVPEPVELPVCPAKEIEVPETEAPTQSFDDYKDETTMDDSILDSSWVDTQDDDKSMATEKIEPLPRVMSPVKKPHVEKSAKQRAKGGRARGRMTTPERKPVRKEPVPTQKDEMKKKKAVIKKAELTKKSDIQTCSPSRKSVLKSTVRHPRPTQHHPCVKRKPTVSADGRLPFSVARPSRDRASDGGSRSPEKRSSLPRPASILTRHPHMADHEESSTSITSSGSTAPRRPTSFRTEVKAQHRTGRSHSMTGAETTRSRSARSGTSTPRMSGSTAITPGTPPSYSCRTPGTPHTPGTPKSLSLLSQEKKVAIIRTPPKSPATTPKQLRLINQPLPDLKNVRSKIRSIDNIKYQPKGGQVQIQSKKIDLSHVTSKCGSLDNIRHRPGGGNVRIESVKLGFREKAHAKVGSLENAHHTPGGGHVQIESHKLMFRDVAKARVDHGAEIVMEALRLSGGTSPQRHSHMSSSGSINMLESPQLATLADDVTAALAKQGL; encoded by the exons AGCAAGTATCAGCGCGGATCGTGCAGGAGGTTACAGCCGAAGCAGTAGCAGTACTGAAGGGAGAGCAGGAGCTGCATCCGGACACTGCCGTCAGGCTGCCATCAG TGGAGGACTCTGCAAACCTGCCACCCTCACCTCCTCCGTCCCCAGCAGCAGAGCATTTTGGGCCTTTGGATCCAG ATGTAGGGGATGAGGAGGAAGCAGGTCCTCTCCGCTTCTTCCAAAATTCTCGCGAGAGGTGCAAGTTCCTCGCCCCCTCCATCTCAGTGTCTGTGCCTGAGGATGACCCCTACCACTCTGACGAGGAATACTATGAGCACCCTTTATTCAGCCCAGAGTGGACGCGCTCTGGCTCTCGCCCCCCAGGGCAGGCCGCTGCGTTTAGACAGATTGAAG AAGAGGAGACCATAGAGAGTCTCTCAGCtgcggaggaggaagaggaggagaattCAGAAGccgcagcaacagcagcagctctagaggaagaggaggaagaggagcagtGGAGTGGAGAGGAGCCTGAGCAGGAACCTCCAACTGAGCTCCTAGAGCGGGCAGAGGTCATAGGCGAGGTCCAGGCTCTGCCCGGCCTGCAGGCTGAGGTTCACAAACAGGCAGCTACTGTTGCTAGCGAGGCCCCTAATGGGGGAGCTGAGGAGGCAGGGGGGCAAGAAAACCTTGCAGAAG CTGTGAAGATGGAAGCAGAGCAACTAGACAGTGAGAGGACAGATCCCATTGGCATGGACTTCACTGAATCTGCAATGCATCTAGATGATGATCTCCCATCTTACCAGAGCCTTGTCAGAGACACAGATATGCCGGAAAGCCCCTTTGCTCAAACATGCCCCGTGGAGGACTTTGAACTCCCTCCAAGTTACCAGGTTCGTGCCAAAGAACCTTGCGAGCATCCAACTGAAAAGCCTGATGGACAAAGCGGTGCTGTAAAAGAGACATCAACCGAAACATGTGATTCCAGCAATATCCTTGAGGTCAAATCAGGGCAGATTCAAGACAAACAAATAGAAATATCAACAGATGTGGACATGAAAGAGAAATCTGGCATGTCTGCTTATTTTGAGACCACTACAACTAAGACAGATGCCTCCGTGTCTCTAGGAGAAGGGTATTATGAGCTAAGTACTACATCAGAAGAACAAAAGGACTCTATTGGTAACCTACAACTTCCTGAAATCAGCTACAGCACCTTGGCTCAAGCACAGTCTTTGGAAGTCCAACCAGATCTTCCAAAAAGTAGCGCAGACACACTACAAACCACTTCACATGTAGACAGAAGAGATGACTGCAGACTGTCTCCTGGAAAACTGGCTCTAGAGCAAAGAAGTTACtctttaaatatcaccattgGGGCAATGGATCATGGTGATGCCCAAGGGCATCAAAGAAACTTCTCTCCATTAGCCACTGACATCATGTCTCATACTTGTGGGAGCCTTGATGAATCTGCTGATTACCTTCCTGTCACCACTCCCTCAGTAGAGAAGCTTCCTCAGTTTCCGCCACTTATTCTGGAGACAACTGCCTCTGCCACAACTCCATCATTTTCACCTCCCCAGACAACAGTCACTAATGTAAAGACAAGTCCACAGACAGAGTCTCCAGAATCACCTGTCCAAGGTAAGAGCTGTTACAAGAATGGCACTGTCATGGCCCCCGACCTACCTGAAATGCTGGACTTGGCAGGTACCCCATCAAGGTTGACGTCTGACAACACAGACTCCGAGATTATGAGGAGGAAGTCCGTCCCAATGGACATGTCTTCTCTAGTAAGTGATTCTTTTGCACATTTGTTCAAAAGTGACCAGGGCCAGATGGCTACAAAGAGAGAAATGAAGTTGGAGGAGCAAGGATATTGTGTCTTTAGTGAATACTCTGGTCCCATGCCATCGCCTGCAGATGTGCACAGTCCAATGGACTCTTCTTCTCAAATATTTAACACTGTGATATCAGAGGAGAAGGAAACTGGTCTTGTTGCATTTGGACAACAGGAGTGTCTATCAACTGAAGATCTGAAAGCAACAGAAGTTGTTACACCACAGGCAAAACCAGAAGAAGGGAAGCCAAGGAATGAAGATTCCATTCAAATTGAAAGTGCACCTTCTGAAAAAACTTCTAGAGAGACCAATCAAGAGGAGTCTGATCTTTTGAAGACCAAAATTTTAGAAGAAACCAAGAGTCCAACTTTACCTGATAATGAGAAAGCACAGTTAGACAAACAAGCTGAAACCTTTATCACACCAAAGGTGACGGTTACTCTTGATGAAGCAAAGCCTGATCTTGATTCAGGTTCCAAACTTGCAGCTGAAACTGAAGCTGAAATAGCTGACTATGAGAGACAAATTCGCAAATTGGAGATGGAGGACAGACCTTTGAGTGTAGAGGAGGAACGGGAGCTCCAGGAACTCAGGGAGAAGGTGAAGAATAAACCAGACCTTGTTCATCAGGAAGCTTATGAAGAGTTGGATGCAGAGGATGTCTACCAGCTCACTGGAGCTGCAAAGGACAGAATTGCTCGGCCTATCAGACCATCCCCAGCGTCTTCTGTAGAAAGTGCTACTGACGAGGAGAAAATGCATGTTGGTGACTCTGAAAAACCTAGATCACCAGGTGAGAAAGAGTCTCTTAAAACAGATCCCAATAGGCTATCTCCTGTTGGGTCTTTTGAGAAATATTTTAGAGAGGAGAGACCTTCTGAGCAGGAGGTAAAGCAGAAAGACTCAGTGCAACTCCTTAAAGAGAAAGTTGCTGAGGAGAAACCTCAGCCATCTCCTTCAAAGACAGACAAGGCTCCTCTTGATACCATGGTGATTCAAGAAGTAGAGGAAGAGGTAGAGCTTGCTAAGGAGCCGGATGAGATCATGCCAGAACCAAAACCAGCTCTTAATGTGGAAGAGAGGCTGGTTGTAGATAAAACTGAACCAGATGAGGATGTAGACGAAAATGAGGGGGAAAAAGTGCTTGAGAAAGAAGAAGTGGAAGACGAGGAAGTGTTGGAAGGGGCCAAGGCTGCAGAAGACACTGTTGAGCCTAGAGCTGCGATTGAGTCAGTAGTAACAGTGGAAGATGATTTTATTACGGTAGTGCAGACCATTGATGAAAGCGAAGTCTCTGGACACAGTGTACGTTTCTCAGCTCCCTCTCAGGATCAACATCCACAGCTCCtccaagaggaggaagaggaggaggaggctgTGGAAATGGCACAGGAAGTAGAGATAGAGGCTCCCAGTTTGGAGGAAGTCGTAGATGTTCCAGAGCCTGTTGAGCTTCCTGTATGTCCAGCTAAAGAGATAGAAGTACCAGAGACTGAGGCCCCAACTCAAAGTTTTGATGACTACAAAGATGAAACTACCATGGATGACTCCATCTTAGACAGCTCCTGGGTGGATACACAAG ATGATGATAAGAGCATGGCCACAGAGAAAATTGAGCCTCTACCCAGAGTGATGAGCCCTGTCAAGAAACCACATGTAGAGAAATCAGCCAAACAGAGGGCTAAAGGTGGCAGGGCCAGAGGACGAATGACCACGCCTGAACGCAAACCTGTTCGCAAGGAGCCAGTACCCACCCAGAAGGATgagatgaagaagaaaaaag CTGTGATTAAGAAGgctgagctcacaaaaaaatctGATATTCAGACATGCTCTCCTTCCCGGAAGAGTGTTTTAAAGTCTACCGTAAGGCATCCTAGACCTACCCAACATCACCCGTGTGTTAAGCGGAAACCCACAG TGTCTGCAGATGGTCGACTGCCCTTCAGTGTGGCCAGGCCCTCCAGAGACCGGGCATCT GATGGTGGTTCTCGGAGCCCAGAGAAGAGGTCGTCCCTTCCACGGCCAGCATCCATACTAACCCGCCATCCACACATGGCTGATCATGAGGAGAGTTCCACTTCCATTACCAGCTCTGGGTCAACAGCACCACGCAGACCCACAT CTTTCCGTACTGAAGTCAAAGCACAGCACAGGACAGGCAGGTCTCATAGTATGACAG GCGCAGAGACTACTCGGTCCCGCTCGGCCCGCAGTGGCACCTCCACACCTCGCATGTCCGGGTCCACAGCCATCACCCCTGGAACCCCTCCCAGCTACTCCTGCCGTACTCCAGGCACTCCCCACACACCGGGCACCCCCAAATCTCTCAGCCTGCTGTCCCAGGAAAAGAAAGTGGCCATCATCCGAACACCTCCAAAATCCCCGGCGACTACACCCAAACAGCTGCGCCTCATTAACCAGCCACTGCCTGACCTCAAGAACGTCAGATCCAAGATCCGTTCTATTGACAACATCAAGTACCAGCCCAAGGGGGGCCAG GTTCAAATTCAGTCTAAGAAGATTGATCTTAGTCATGTGACTTCCAAGTGTGGATCATTGGACAACATCCGCCACAGGCCAG GCGGTGGTAATGTGCGCATTGAGAGTGTGAAGCTTGGCTTCAGAGAAAAAGCCCATGCAAAGGTTGGCTCCCTGGAAAATGCCCACCATACACCTGGAGGAGGACATGTACAG ATCGAAAGCCATAAGCTGATGTTCCGTGACGTGGCCAAAGCACGTGTGGATCACGGAGCAGAGATTGTGATGGAGGCACTCAGGCTGTCGGGTGGCACCTCCCCTCAGAGGCACAGCCACATGTCCTCATCCGGAAGCATCAACATGCTCGAGTCGCCACAGCTGGCCACGCTGGCCGATGATGTGACCGCCGCCCTGGCCAAACAAGGCTTGTGA
- the LOC132153112 gene encoding microtubule-associated protein 2-like isoform X6: MADGRQPEDSGPQWSSPGAQGSSSPGGHGENGFSSTYRTCQPGNAHASSAGSYAKENGFNGDLTSGHAVTAEQVSARIVQEVTAEAVAVLKGEQELHPDTAVRLPSVEDSANLPPSPPPSPAAEHFGPLDPEEETIESLSAAEEEEEENSEAAATAAALEEEEEEEQWSGEEPEQEPPTELLERAEVIGEVQALPGLQAEVHKQAATVASEAPNGGAEEAGGQENLAEAVKMEAEQLDSERTDPIGMDFTESAMHLDDDLPSYQSLVRDTDMPESPFAQTCPVEDFELPPSYQVRAKEPCEHPTEKPDGQSGAVKETSTETCDSSNILEVKSGQIQDKQIEISTDVDMKEKSGMSAYFETTTTKTDASVSLGEGYYELSTTSEEQKDSIGNLQLPEISYSTLAQAQSLEVQPDLPKSSADTLQTTSHVDRRDDCRLSPGKLALEQRSYSLNITIGAMDHGDAQGHQRNFSPLATDIMSHTCGSLDESADYLPVTTPSVEKLPQFPPLILETTASATTPSFSPPQTTVTNVKTSPQTESPESPVQGKSCYKNGTVMAPDLPEMLDLAGTPSRLTSDNTDSEIMRRKSVPMDMSSLVSDSFAHLFKSDQGQMATKREMKLEEQGYCVFSEYSGPMPSPADVHSPMDSSSQIFNTVISEEKETGLVAFGQQECLSTEDLKATEVVTPQAKPEEGKPRNEDSIQIESAPSEKTSRETNQEESDLLKTKILEETKSPTLPDNEKAQLDKQAETFITPKVTVTLDEAKPDLDSGSKLAAETEAEIADYERQIRKLEMEDRPLSVEEERELQELREKVKNKPDLVHQEAYEELDAEDVYQLTGAAKDRIARPIRPSPASSVESATDEEKMHVGDSEKPRSPGEKESLKTDPNRLSPVGSFEKYFREERPSEQEVKQKDSVQLLKEKVAEEKPQPSPSKTDKAPLDTMVIQEVEEEVELAKEPDEIMPEPKPALNVEERLVVDKTEPDEDVDENEGEKVLEKEEVEDEEVLEGAKAAEDTVEPRAAIESVVTVEDDFITVVQTIDESEVSGHSVRFSAPSQDQHPQLLQEEEEEEEAVEMAQEVEIEAPSLEEVVDVPEPVELPVCPAKEIEVPETEAPTQSFDDYKDETTMDDSILDSSWVDTQDDDKSMATEKIEPLPRVMSPVKKPHVEKSAKQRAKGGRARGRMTTPERKPVRKEPVPTQKDEMKKKKAVIKKAELTKKSDIQTCSPSRKSVLKSTVRHPRPTQHHPCVKRKPTVSADGRLPFSVARPSRDRASTSNPTTLTKIPTSKIRAEALLPARPNSASSSNNRSPLVEVDLYEPRPSSADPKVLLYSCAVKDGGSRSPEKRSSLPRPASILTRHPHMADHEESSTSITSSGSTAPRRPTSFRTEVKAQHRTGRSHSMTGAETTRSRSARSGTSTPRMSGSTAITPGTPPSYSCRTPGTPHTPGTPKSLSLLSQEKKVAIIRTPPKSPATTPKQLRLINQPLPDLKNVRSKIRSIDNIKYQPKGGQVQIQSKKIDLSHVTSKCGSLDNIRHRPGGGNVRIESVKLGFREKAHAKVGSLENAHHTPGGGHVQIESHKLMFRDVAKARVDHGAEIVMEALRLSGGTSPQRHSHMSSSGSINMLESPQLATLADDVTAALAKQGL, encoded by the exons AGCAAGTATCAGCGCGGATCGTGCAGGAGGTTACAGCCGAAGCAGTAGCAGTACTGAAGGGAGAGCAGGAGCTGCATCCGGACACTGCCGTCAGGCTGCCATCAG TGGAGGACTCTGCAAACCTGCCACCCTCACCTCCTCCGTCCCCAGCAGCAGAGCATTTTGGGCCTTTGGATCCAG AAGAGGAGACCATAGAGAGTCTCTCAGCtgcggaggaggaagaggaggagaattCAGAAGccgcagcaacagcagcagctctagaggaagaggaggaagaggagcagtGGAGTGGAGAGGAGCCTGAGCAGGAACCTCCAACTGAGCTCCTAGAGCGGGCAGAGGTCATAGGCGAGGTCCAGGCTCTGCCCGGCCTGCAGGCTGAGGTTCACAAACAGGCAGCTACTGTTGCTAGCGAGGCCCCTAATGGGGGAGCTGAGGAGGCAGGGGGGCAAGAAAACCTTGCAGAAG CTGTGAAGATGGAAGCAGAGCAACTAGACAGTGAGAGGACAGATCCCATTGGCATGGACTTCACTGAATCTGCAATGCATCTAGATGATGATCTCCCATCTTACCAGAGCCTTGTCAGAGACACAGATATGCCGGAAAGCCCCTTTGCTCAAACATGCCCCGTGGAGGACTTTGAACTCCCTCCAAGTTACCAGGTTCGTGCCAAAGAACCTTGCGAGCATCCAACTGAAAAGCCTGATGGACAAAGCGGTGCTGTAAAAGAGACATCAACCGAAACATGTGATTCCAGCAATATCCTTGAGGTCAAATCAGGGCAGATTCAAGACAAACAAATAGAAATATCAACAGATGTGGACATGAAAGAGAAATCTGGCATGTCTGCTTATTTTGAGACCACTACAACTAAGACAGATGCCTCCGTGTCTCTAGGAGAAGGGTATTATGAGCTAAGTACTACATCAGAAGAACAAAAGGACTCTATTGGTAACCTACAACTTCCTGAAATCAGCTACAGCACCTTGGCTCAAGCACAGTCTTTGGAAGTCCAACCAGATCTTCCAAAAAGTAGCGCAGACACACTACAAACCACTTCACATGTAGACAGAAGAGATGACTGCAGACTGTCTCCTGGAAAACTGGCTCTAGAGCAAAGAAGTTACtctttaaatatcaccattgGGGCAATGGATCATGGTGATGCCCAAGGGCATCAAAGAAACTTCTCTCCATTAGCCACTGACATCATGTCTCATACTTGTGGGAGCCTTGATGAATCTGCTGATTACCTTCCTGTCACCACTCCCTCAGTAGAGAAGCTTCCTCAGTTTCCGCCACTTATTCTGGAGACAACTGCCTCTGCCACAACTCCATCATTTTCACCTCCCCAGACAACAGTCACTAATGTAAAGACAAGTCCACAGACAGAGTCTCCAGAATCACCTGTCCAAGGTAAGAGCTGTTACAAGAATGGCACTGTCATGGCCCCCGACCTACCTGAAATGCTGGACTTGGCAGGTACCCCATCAAGGTTGACGTCTGACAACACAGACTCCGAGATTATGAGGAGGAAGTCCGTCCCAATGGACATGTCTTCTCTAGTAAGTGATTCTTTTGCACATTTGTTCAAAAGTGACCAGGGCCAGATGGCTACAAAGAGAGAAATGAAGTTGGAGGAGCAAGGATATTGTGTCTTTAGTGAATACTCTGGTCCCATGCCATCGCCTGCAGATGTGCACAGTCCAATGGACTCTTCTTCTCAAATATTTAACACTGTGATATCAGAGGAGAAGGAAACTGGTCTTGTTGCATTTGGACAACAGGAGTGTCTATCAACTGAAGATCTGAAAGCAACAGAAGTTGTTACACCACAGGCAAAACCAGAAGAAGGGAAGCCAAGGAATGAAGATTCCATTCAAATTGAAAGTGCACCTTCTGAAAAAACTTCTAGAGAGACCAATCAAGAGGAGTCTGATCTTTTGAAGACCAAAATTTTAGAAGAAACCAAGAGTCCAACTTTACCTGATAATGAGAAAGCACAGTTAGACAAACAAGCTGAAACCTTTATCACACCAAAGGTGACGGTTACTCTTGATGAAGCAAAGCCTGATCTTGATTCAGGTTCCAAACTTGCAGCTGAAACTGAAGCTGAAATAGCTGACTATGAGAGACAAATTCGCAAATTGGAGATGGAGGACAGACCTTTGAGTGTAGAGGAGGAACGGGAGCTCCAGGAACTCAGGGAGAAGGTGAAGAATAAACCAGACCTTGTTCATCAGGAAGCTTATGAAGAGTTGGATGCAGAGGATGTCTACCAGCTCACTGGAGCTGCAAAGGACAGAATTGCTCGGCCTATCAGACCATCCCCAGCGTCTTCTGTAGAAAGTGCTACTGACGAGGAGAAAATGCATGTTGGTGACTCTGAAAAACCTAGATCACCAGGTGAGAAAGAGTCTCTTAAAACAGATCCCAATAGGCTATCTCCTGTTGGGTCTTTTGAGAAATATTTTAGAGAGGAGAGACCTTCTGAGCAGGAGGTAAAGCAGAAAGACTCAGTGCAACTCCTTAAAGAGAAAGTTGCTGAGGAGAAACCTCAGCCATCTCCTTCAAAGACAGACAAGGCTCCTCTTGATACCATGGTGATTCAAGAAGTAGAGGAAGAGGTAGAGCTTGCTAAGGAGCCGGATGAGATCATGCCAGAACCAAAACCAGCTCTTAATGTGGAAGAGAGGCTGGTTGTAGATAAAACTGAACCAGATGAGGATGTAGACGAAAATGAGGGGGAAAAAGTGCTTGAGAAAGAAGAAGTGGAAGACGAGGAAGTGTTGGAAGGGGCCAAGGCTGCAGAAGACACTGTTGAGCCTAGAGCTGCGATTGAGTCAGTAGTAACAGTGGAAGATGATTTTATTACGGTAGTGCAGACCATTGATGAAAGCGAAGTCTCTGGACACAGTGTACGTTTCTCAGCTCCCTCTCAGGATCAACATCCACAGCTCCtccaagaggaggaagaggaggaggaggctgTGGAAATGGCACAGGAAGTAGAGATAGAGGCTCCCAGTTTGGAGGAAGTCGTAGATGTTCCAGAGCCTGTTGAGCTTCCTGTATGTCCAGCTAAAGAGATAGAAGTACCAGAGACTGAGGCCCCAACTCAAAGTTTTGATGACTACAAAGATGAAACTACCATGGATGACTCCATCTTAGACAGCTCCTGGGTGGATACACAAG ATGATGATAAGAGCATGGCCACAGAGAAAATTGAGCCTCTACCCAGAGTGATGAGCCCTGTCAAGAAACCACATGTAGAGAAATCAGCCAAACAGAGGGCTAAAGGTGGCAGGGCCAGAGGACGAATGACCACGCCTGAACGCAAACCTGTTCGCAAGGAGCCAGTACCCACCCAGAAGGATgagatgaagaagaaaaaag CTGTGATTAAGAAGgctgagctcacaaaaaaatctGATATTCAGACATGCTCTCCTTCCCGGAAGAGTGTTTTAAAGTCTACCGTAAGGCATCCTAGACCTACCCAACATCACCCGTGTGTTAAGCGGAAACCCACAG TGTCTGCAGATGGTCGACTGCCCTTCAGTGTGGCCAGGCCCTCCAGAGACCGGGCATCT ACCTCCAATCCCACAACACTAACAAAGATCCCCACCTCTAAAATTCGGGCAGAGGCTTTGCTGCCAGCCCGGCCGAACTCGGCCAGCTCCTCCAATAATAGGAGCCCATTGGTGGAGGTAGATCTTTATGAGCCCCGCCCTTCTTCAGCAGACCCAAAAGTATTGCTATATTCATGTGCTGTAAAG GATGGTGGTTCTCGGAGCCCAGAGAAGAGGTCGTCCCTTCCACGGCCAGCATCCATACTAACCCGCCATCCACACATGGCTGATCATGAGGAGAGTTCCACTTCCATTACCAGCTCTGGGTCAACAGCACCACGCAGACCCACAT CTTTCCGTACTGAAGTCAAAGCACAGCACAGGACAGGCAGGTCTCATAGTATGACAG GCGCAGAGACTACTCGGTCCCGCTCGGCCCGCAGTGGCACCTCCACACCTCGCATGTCCGGGTCCACAGCCATCACCCCTGGAACCCCTCCCAGCTACTCCTGCCGTACTCCAGGCACTCCCCACACACCGGGCACCCCCAAATCTCTCAGCCTGCTGTCCCAGGAAAAGAAAGTGGCCATCATCCGAACACCTCCAAAATCCCCGGCGACTACACCCAAACAGCTGCGCCTCATTAACCAGCCACTGCCTGACCTCAAGAACGTCAGATCCAAGATCCGTTCTATTGACAACATCAAGTACCAGCCCAAGGGGGGCCAG GTTCAAATTCAGTCTAAGAAGATTGATCTTAGTCATGTGACTTCCAAGTGTGGATCATTGGACAACATCCGCCACAGGCCAG GCGGTGGTAATGTGCGCATTGAGAGTGTGAAGCTTGGCTTCAGAGAAAAAGCCCATGCAAAGGTTGGCTCCCTGGAAAATGCCCACCATACACCTGGAGGAGGACATGTACAG ATCGAAAGCCATAAGCTGATGTTCCGTGACGTGGCCAAAGCACGTGTGGATCACGGAGCAGAGATTGTGATGGAGGCACTCAGGCTGTCGGGTGGCACCTCCCCTCAGAGGCACAGCCACATGTCCTCATCCGGAAGCATCAACATGCTCGAGTCGCCACAGCTGGCCACGCTGGCCGATGATGTGACCGCCGCCCTGGCCAAACAAGGCTTGTGA